One Aneurinibacillus migulanus genomic region harbors:
- a CDS encoding TetR/AcrR family transcriptional regulator, with product MEKKYSPRVKRTREKILHSAVEIFSQKGFQASTIREIARLAGVNDLTVYRHFESKERLFTEMFQRHALLSEIGEYIVQGVTDDFESDLRAIVRTFISAFRKELPLIKLLLNEAEKMEECRKYVDTFTKNLVDKLTDFFNYYKTMRQVRQDVNCHAVAVGLYSILFARIYALILHGEGNSQVSSMPENELIDGWVDLFVAGTVIPEYSYAK from the coding sequence ATGGAAAAGAAATATTCCCCACGAGTAAAAAGAACCAGAGAAAAAATTCTTCACTCGGCCGTGGAAATTTTTTCTCAGAAAGGATTTCAAGCTTCGACCATTCGTGAAATTGCCCGATTGGCTGGAGTCAACGACTTGACTGTATACCGCCATTTTGAAAGCAAGGAAAGATTGTTTACGGAAATGTTCCAGCGTCACGCATTGTTATCTGAAATTGGTGAATATATCGTTCAAGGTGTCACAGATGATTTCGAAAGTGACTTGCGTGCCATTGTGCGTACGTTTATTTCTGCTTTCAGAAAGGAACTGCCATTAATTAAACTACTGCTTAATGAGGCAGAAAAGATGGAAGAGTGTCGCAAGTATGTAGATACGTTCACAAAAAATCTTGTCGATAAGCTTACTGACTTTTTCAACTATTACAAGACTATGCGCCAGGTTCGGCAGGATGTGAATTGCCATGCCGTTGCCGTTGGACTGTACAGCATTTTATTCGCCCGCATTTATGCATTGATTCTGCATGGGGAAGGAAATTCGCAAGTGTCTTCCATGCCAGAAAATGAACTTATAGATGGTTGGGTTGACTTATTTGTTGCTGGAACAGTTATTCCCGAATATTCGTATGCCAAATAA
- a CDS encoding ABC transporter permease, producing the protein MYGLVMNEALKILQRKRLWVVVLILLVLVPIFTYAQLRATLDNQKQLGTTDWRVSVRQSINDTTNRLSSTRIPEDWKKLMRIRIQQQQYYLDHDINPTSPNGVTFTRDFMSNAVSLFIPLLIVIIASDIVSGEHASGTIKLLLTRPVKRWKVLTSKLIALFLFVSAIVVLTGMIAYAISGVVFGYTGWTYPVLTGFQIQGEEVNTEGVRVLPQWLYITMEYGLSWYACLAVACISFMVSVLVRSTAAGMGVMVSALIAGTILTNMASAWESAKYFFMVNLQLTDYLVGTPPTIPGLSLTFSLATLSIWSVASLLVAYIVFIRRDVY; encoded by the coding sequence ATGTATGGTTTGGTCATGAACGAAGCGTTGAAAATTTTGCAGAGGAAACGATTATGGGTCGTTGTACTAATTTTGCTTGTACTTGTACCTATTTTTACTTATGCGCAGCTGCGGGCTACACTGGATAATCAGAAGCAGCTTGGGACGACAGATTGGAGGGTGTCGGTGCGGCAGAGCATCAACGATACGACGAACCGCTTGAGCAGCACCCGTATTCCGGAGGATTGGAAGAAATTAATGCGGATTCGTATCCAGCAACAACAATATTATCTGGATCACGATATTAATCCAACATCTCCAAACGGAGTCACATTTACCCGAGATTTCATGAGCAATGCTGTTTCTTTGTTTATTCCGCTTCTTATTGTCATTATTGCTTCGGACATCGTCTCCGGCGAGCATGCGAGTGGCACAATTAAGTTGTTATTGACCCGGCCCGTGAAACGATGGAAGGTGCTTACAAGCAAACTTATTGCCTTATTTCTATTTGTTTCGGCGATTGTTGTACTTACAGGAATGATTGCTTATGCAATTTCTGGAGTTGTTTTTGGCTATACAGGATGGACATATCCAGTGCTGACCGGATTTCAGATTCAAGGGGAGGAAGTGAATACGGAAGGCGTACGTGTACTCCCGCAATGGCTGTATATCACGATGGAGTACGGACTTTCCTGGTACGCTTGTCTGGCTGTAGCGTGCATTTCATTTATGGTATCTGTACTTGTTCGTAGCACAGCTGCAGGAATGGGAGTTATGGTATCAGCTCTTATCGCGGGTACGATTTTAACGAATATGGCATCTGCGTGGGAGTCGGCCAAATACTTTTTCATGGTAAACCTGCAGTTAACCGATTATTTGGTGGGTACGCCGCCGACGATTCCTGGATTAAGTCTGACTTTTTCACTGGCTACGCTTAGTATATGGAGCGTAGCTTCCCTTCTTGTGGCTTACATCGTATTTATTCGTCGTGATGTGTATTAA
- the pfkA gene encoding 6-phosphofructokinase: protein MQKIAVLTSGGDAPGMNAAVRAVVRRGISYGMEVYGIYHGYEGLMQGQITLMDAGSVGDIIQRGGTILHSSRSEEFKTDAGQQKGIAELRRKGIEGLVVIGGDGSFRGAQKLSDKGFSTIGIPGTIDNDISGTEMTLGFDTAVNTVLEAIDKIRDTATSHERIFVVEVMGRHCGDIALWAGLSGGAESILIPEVNVEINDVTHRLLEGNKRGKKHSIIIVAEGVCPASEIAQRIKEEAGLDTRVTVLGHVQRGGSPSAFDRMLGSRLGAKAVDLLREGQSGKMVGIQRNRITEVDFADVFTIENDIDLDMYELSKTLSI, encoded by the coding sequence ATGCAAAAAATCGCGGTTTTAACAAGTGGAGGAGATGCACCAGGCATGAATGCGGCTGTTCGTGCCGTTGTCCGTCGCGGTATTTCTTATGGTATGGAAGTATATGGTATATACCATGGGTATGAGGGCTTAATGCAAGGGCAGATTACGCTGATGGATGCAGGAAGTGTGGGTGATATTATTCAGCGCGGGGGTACGATACTACATAGCAGCCGCAGCGAGGAATTCAAAACGGATGCAGGCCAGCAAAAAGGAATCGCTGAACTACGTAGGAAAGGTATCGAAGGGCTCGTAGTAATCGGTGGTGATGGTTCGTTCCGTGGTGCGCAAAAATTATCAGACAAAGGGTTTTCTACCATTGGTATTCCCGGGACCATTGACAACGATATTTCGGGAACAGAGATGACGTTAGGTTTTGATACGGCGGTGAATACGGTTCTAGAAGCGATTGATAAAATACGGGATACCGCCACTTCACATGAACGAATCTTTGTTGTGGAAGTGATGGGTCGCCACTGCGGTGATATTGCGCTATGGGCGGGTTTAAGCGGCGGAGCAGAGTCGATTCTTATTCCGGAAGTAAACGTCGAAATTAATGATGTAACCCATCGTTTGCTTGAAGGAAATAAGAGGGGCAAGAAACACAGTATTATTATCGTGGCGGAAGGCGTGTGCCCGGCTTCGGAAATTGCGCAAAGAATAAAGGAAGAGGCTGGATTGGATACAAGGGTAACTGTACTTGGACATGTGCAGCGAGGCGGCTCTCCGTCCGCATTTGATCGGATGCTAGGAAGCCGTCTGGGAGCAAAAGCGGTTGATTTGTTGCGTGAAGGCCAGAGCGGCAAGATGGTGGGCATTCAACGGAATCGGATTACCGAGGTCGATTTTGCTGACGTGTTTACAATTGAGAACGACATTGATTTAGATATGTACGAATTAAGTAAAACACTTTCGATTTAA
- a CDS encoding glucose-6-phosphate isomerase translates to MKKQIAFDCALVTEYMMQHELEQMAPKVRQAHDMLSAGTGPGGKHTGWIRWPEVYNRAEYARIKRTGETIRNRAEAFIVIGIGGSYLGARAAIEMLCPAFYNQWSRACRKAPEVYFAGHQMSASYTANLLRLIEEKEVYINVISKSGTTLEPALAFRLFRELLEKRYGKEGARKRIIVTTDNTHSPLKKIAEREGYETFGIPDNIGGRYAVLTSVGLLPMAVAGIDVDTVLAGAADAVRLCGTPDVDGNPAYRYAALRRLFYDKGKTIELLASYEPGLRYVAEWWKQLFGESEGKDGKGIFPASLHFSTDFHSMGQYVQEGRRDLFMTTLWVEALREQITVPQMADDTDGLGYLSGVSLHEMNRKACEGAMLAHTQGGVPNLRIIVPEATPYYFGQLVYFFEKACGISGYLFGVNPFDQPGVEAYKRNMFRLLGKPKTM, encoded by the coding sequence ATGAAGAAACAGATAGCTTTTGATTGTGCGCTTGTTACTGAGTATATGATGCAGCACGAGTTGGAACAGATGGCCCCGAAAGTACGACAGGCACATGACATGCTGAGCGCAGGCACCGGGCCCGGCGGGAAACATACCGGGTGGATCCGGTGGCCGGAAGTCTATAATCGGGCAGAATATGCGCGTATCAAACGGACGGGTGAGACAATTCGCAATCGGGCGGAGGCGTTCATCGTAATCGGCATCGGCGGCTCGTATTTGGGCGCGCGCGCGGCTATCGAGATGCTTTGTCCCGCTTTTTATAATCAATGGTCCAGAGCGTGTCGCAAGGCACCGGAGGTATATTTTGCCGGCCACCAGATGAGCGCTTCATACACAGCAAACTTATTGCGCTTGATAGAAGAAAAAGAGGTCTATATCAATGTCATCTCCAAATCCGGCACAACACTGGAGCCAGCGCTGGCCTTCCGTTTGTTTCGCGAGTTGCTGGAGAAGCGCTATGGCAAAGAAGGAGCACGGAAGCGAATTATCGTAACGACGGACAATACGCACAGTCCGTTAAAAAAGATCGCAGAACGTGAAGGGTACGAAACGTTTGGAATACCGGACAATATTGGAGGCAGGTATGCAGTATTGACATCGGTGGGCCTGCTGCCGATGGCTGTCGCAGGCATTGACGTGGATACGGTGCTGGCAGGTGCAGCCGATGCGGTTCGGCTGTGTGGAACGCCGGATGTGGACGGTAATCCCGCCTATCGCTATGCGGCTTTGCGTCGCCTGTTTTATGACAAGGGAAAGACCATTGAATTGTTGGCCAGCTATGAACCTGGGCTACGGTATGTAGCGGAATGGTGGAAGCAGTTATTTGGTGAAAGCGAAGGAAAAGACGGCAAAGGGATATTCCCGGCGAGCCTCCATTTTTCAACGGATTTTCATTCTATGGGTCAGTATGTACAGGAGGGGCGACGGGACTTATTTATGACTACGCTTTGGGTGGAGGCGCTCAGGGAGCAGATCACTGTACCGCAGATGGCTGATGATACAGATGGATTAGGCTACTTGTCAGGTGTTTCACTTCATGAGATGAACCGAAAAGCGTGCGAAGGAGCGATGCTGGCCCATACACAGGGTGGCGTGCCCAACCTGCGGATTATCGTACCGGAGGCGACACCTTATTATTTCGGACAACTGGTCTATTTTTTCGAGAAAGCATGCGGGATTAGCGGCTATTTATTTGGGGTTAATCCATTCGATCAGCCGGGTGTAGAAGCGTATAAACGGAATATGTTTCGCTTGTTAGGAAAACCCAAAACAATGTAG
- a CDS encoding polysaccharide deacetylase family protein yields the protein MENNRRRKHRNRIWLALSLLGVIIGANILFRDSPPVQSAQAFLNKISNQALPPKSNEDSQKQQNTAQEPDSPVPTKPEPASPVAKPAEVPDVPAVGKMIAHIPLSKPTVYLTFDDGPGRYTQDIVEILDKNNIKGGFFWVGQNLKTEQQSIFAKKMLENGHIIGTHTMHHEKLKKKPKDVQVQMIRASTDHISKKIGAPIYYFRPPYGAIDQNTLVASKETNQILAYWNVDSLDWKYGDKPDLIMNNIAKEVKPGSIILMHEKEQTVKLLPKVIELLKQKGYDIAPLPVPDSGKKS from the coding sequence TTGGAGAACAATCGGAGGAGAAAACATAGGAACAGAATTTGGCTTGCACTATCGCTGTTAGGAGTAATTATTGGTGCGAATATATTATTTCGTGATAGCCCCCCTGTTCAATCAGCCCAAGCGTTTCTGAATAAAATTTCTAACCAAGCGTTACCCCCGAAAAGTAATGAAGATTCACAGAAGCAGCAAAATACAGCCCAAGAACCTGATTCACCCGTTCCGACAAAGCCAGAGCCAGCATCTCCTGTAGCAAAACCAGCCGAAGTTCCTGATGTTCCAGCAGTTGGCAAGATGATCGCCCACATCCCTTTGTCTAAACCGACCGTATATTTAACTTTTGATGACGGACCGGGACGTTATACGCAAGATATTGTAGAAATTTTAGACAAAAACAATATTAAGGGCGGTTTTTTCTGGGTAGGACAAAATCTGAAAACAGAACAACAGAGCATATTCGCTAAAAAAATGCTGGAAAACGGACACATTATCGGTACTCATACGATGCATCATGAAAAGCTGAAAAAAAAGCCAAAAGACGTGCAAGTACAAATGATTCGTGCTTCTACTGATCATATCTCCAAAAAAATTGGTGCGCCCATATATTACTTCCGTCCGCCTTACGGAGCCATCGATCAAAATACATTGGTTGCTTCCAAGGAAACAAATCAAATCCTTGCCTATTGGAACGTAGACAGTCTGGATTGGAAGTATGGAGACAAGCCTGACTTAATTATGAATAATATCGCCAAGGAAGTAAAACCAGGTTCAATTATCCTCATGCATGAAAAAGAACAGACGGTAAAACTGCTACCGAAAGTTATCGAGCTACTTAAACAAAAAGGCTACGATATTGCGCCGCTTCCTGTACCAGACTCAGGTAAAAAATCATAG
- a CDS encoding BrxA/BrxB family bacilliredoxin, with the protein MMSYDEYMRSVIQPMRTELTSVGFEELLTPEDVEAKFENMKGSALVVVNSVCGCAAGLARPAVAYSLQHSEQKPDHLYTVFAGQDKEATAKAREYFTGYPPSSPSFALLKDGELVYMMERHQIENRPLEIIAADLLEAFKKHCG; encoded by the coding sequence ATGATGTCATATGATGAATATATGCGCTCAGTTATTCAACCGATGCGTACGGAGCTTACATCTGTCGGGTTTGAAGAGTTGTTGACACCGGAAGATGTAGAGGCGAAGTTTGAGAACATGAAGGGAAGCGCCCTTGTAGTCGTTAACTCCGTGTGTGGCTGTGCCGCGGGTCTTGCTCGCCCTGCTGTAGCGTATTCACTGCAGCATAGCGAGCAAAAACCGGATCATCTCTATACAGTGTTTGCCGGGCAAGATAAGGAAGCGACCGCTAAAGCAAGAGAATACTTTACCGGTTATCCGCCTTCTTCCCCGTCTTTTGCCTTGCTGAAGGATGGAGAGCTAGTGTATATGATGGAACGCCATCAGATTGAAAACCGTCCGCTTGAAATTATTGCGGCAGATTTGCTTGAAGCATTCAAGAAACATTGTGGATAA
- a CDS encoding response regulator transcription factor, with amino-acid sequence MNEEKMGGEGMKGKPVVLIVDDDVDICFLMATAIQSERVEIVTAHSGQEALQLYERHHPELVLLDIQLPEMSGIEVLSRMREIDGECQVIMVTAYATIETAVQAMKLGALDYICKPFKLPHLRDTVQSAIDFIMSVPEHLPTLEEVERKHIEKVLSEVEGNRRLAAEKLDISLRTLYYKIKQYNIYTS; translated from the coding sequence ATGAATGAAGAGAAGATGGGAGGAGAAGGAATGAAAGGCAAGCCTGTCGTCTTGATTGTTGATGACGATGTAGATATTTGTTTTTTGATGGCGACGGCAATCCAATCAGAGCGTGTGGAAATTGTGACCGCCCACTCGGGGCAGGAAGCGCTACAGTTGTACGAACGACATCATCCTGAACTCGTACTGCTTGATATTCAATTGCCGGAGATGAGCGGCATCGAAGTGCTAAGCAGAATGAGGGAAATAGATGGTGAATGCCAGGTAATTATGGTCACCGCCTATGCTACCATAGAGACCGCTGTTCAGGCCATGAAGTTGGGTGCGCTTGATTATATATGTAAGCCGTTTAAGCTTCCGCATCTGCGAGATACTGTACAGAGTGCGATTGATTTCATTATGAGTGTACCGGAACATTTACCGACGCTTGAAGAAGTGGAACGTAAGCATATCGAGAAGGTATTAAGTGAAGTGGAGGGAAACCGTCGTCTCGCCGCAGAAAAACTCGACATTTCGTTACGTACTTTATATTACAAAATTAAACAATACAATATTTATACTTCCTAA
- a CDS encoding phospho-sugar mutase — protein sequence MEWKQKAAHWRAYPGLAEDVRHELADMWDDPQRLEDAFYRNLAFGTGGLRGELGPGTNRMNRYTVRKASEGLARYIEAQGTEAKQRGVAIAYDVRRQSRAFALEAALTLAQHGIRAYVFDDIRPTPVLSFAVRYLNAYAGIVITASHNPPEYNGYKVYGPDGGQLPPTEADAVTANVNEVFDELTVEVMDEQEARKANLLVDIGADVDEAYLQKACALSVNPEVIERMKEDVRIVFTPLHGTANVPVRRGLAKLGFTHVTVVAEQEQPDSEFSTVASPNPEEHAAFEWAIRYGKRVNADVLLGTDPDADRVGVVVKNGDGDYVVLTGNQTGALLLHYLLEQKRAKGTLPPNGVVLKTIVTSEIGRAIASSFGLETIDTLTGFKFIGEKIKEFEQAGDRTFLFGYEESYGYLAGDFVRDKDAVQVCLLVAEMVAHYKSRGMTVYEGLMEIFTTYGYYLEDLYSITLKGKAGLETIQSILQTFRKEPPVEMSGQKVDMVEDYQTGRRRFVRESRDEALTLPVSDVLKYRLANGAWFCLRPSGTEPKLKVYFGVKGNTLEEAQTNLLQLKSDVVKRVQTLLKG from the coding sequence ATGGAGTGGAAACAAAAGGCGGCACACTGGCGGGCATATCCTGGCCTTGCAGAAGACGTAAGGCATGAACTTGCGGACATGTGGGACGATCCGCAACGTTTGGAAGACGCTTTTTACCGCAATCTGGCTTTTGGTACCGGCGGGCTACGTGGCGAACTTGGACCGGGTACGAATCGGATGAATCGGTATACGGTTCGTAAGGCTTCTGAAGGGCTTGCCCGCTATATAGAAGCACAAGGGACGGAGGCGAAACAGCGCGGCGTGGCCATTGCGTACGATGTGCGCCGCCAGTCACGAGCATTTGCACTGGAGGCGGCATTGACGCTGGCACAACACGGCATTCGAGCATATGTATTCGATGACATTCGTCCGACTCCAGTCCTGTCATTTGCCGTGCGTTACTTGAACGCATATGCAGGCATTGTGATTACGGCCAGCCACAATCCCCCAGAATATAACGGGTATAAAGTATATGGACCGGACGGGGGGCAACTTCCCCCGACAGAAGCAGATGCAGTAACAGCTAATGTAAATGAAGTGTTCGATGAATTGACTGTAGAGGTCATGGACGAGCAAGAAGCACGGAAAGCCAACCTACTCGTAGACATCGGAGCGGATGTTGACGAAGCTTACCTTCAGAAGGCATGTGCCCTAAGTGTAAATCCAGAAGTCATTGAGCGGATGAAAGAGGACGTGCGCATTGTGTTTACGCCGTTGCATGGCACAGCGAATGTGCCGGTACGCCGAGGATTGGCTAAGTTAGGATTTACGCATGTGACCGTCGTAGCCGAGCAGGAGCAGCCTGATTCTGAGTTCTCTACGGTTGCTTCTCCGAATCCTGAGGAGCACGCCGCATTTGAGTGGGCGATTCGATACGGCAAGAGAGTGAATGCCGATGTGCTGCTTGGCACAGATCCGGATGCGGACCGTGTCGGTGTTGTAGTTAAAAATGGGGACGGCGACTATGTAGTGCTGACCGGAAACCAGACCGGCGCGCTCCTGCTGCATTATTTGCTGGAACAAAAGCGGGCAAAAGGAACCTTGCCACCAAATGGGGTCGTATTGAAGACGATTGTCACGTCTGAAATCGGACGCGCTATTGCAAGTTCTTTCGGGTTGGAGACAATAGATACATTGACCGGATTCAAATTCATTGGCGAGAAAATAAAAGAATTTGAGCAGGCAGGAGACCGTACCTTCCTTTTCGGATATGAAGAAAGCTATGGCTATCTCGCCGGTGATTTCGTGAGGGATAAGGATGCAGTGCAGGTATGCCTGCTTGTCGCGGAGATGGTTGCCCATTACAAATCACGCGGTATGACGGTATATGAAGGATTAATGGAGATATTTACGACATACGGGTATTACCTGGAGGATTTGTATTCGATAACGCTGAAAGGAAAAGCCGGGCTTGAAACCATTCAGTCGATTCTGCAAACGTTCCGCAAGGAGCCGCCTGTGGAGATGAGCGGTCAAAAAGTGGATATGGTGGAGGACTACCAAACAGGCAGACGACGATTCGTGAGGGAGAGCCGGGATGAAGCGCTTACGCTTCCCGTATCCGATGTATTAAAATATAGGCTGGCAAACGGTGCATGGTTCTGCCTGCGGCCGTCCGGTACGGAACCGAAACTGAAAGTCTACTTTGGTGTAAAGGGCAATACGCTAGAAGAGGCGCAGACTAACCTCTTGCAGTTGAAATCTGATGTGGTAAAGAGAGTACAGACGCTACTAAAAGGATAA
- a CDS encoding ABC transporter ATP-binding protein produces the protein MKRAITLEIDRVEKTIRRNRIIKGISFSVQEGEVFGFLGPNGSGKTTTIRMMVGLIRPTAGRIRVCGYDIQKDHTEALAKVGSIVENPELYPFLTGIENLEHFARMIPGVTRKKIDEVVRRVDLSARIDDRVKDYSLGMRQRLGIAQALLGDPKLLILDEPTNGLDPQGIRELRAFIRQLANEGLSVFISSHMLSEIQLMCDRVAIINEGSIVRVGAVDELLTQDFRKIIWYANPCSEAKNLLVNSPFTKVQEQETLDDGIVTEVAPEHIPQLTAALVRQGIEIYGIEWRRPSLEDLFLDMTEGGHHI, from the coding sequence GTGAAACGAGCGATTACACTTGAAATAGACCGGGTAGAAAAAACAATCCGTCGTAACCGTATTATTAAAGGTATTTCTTTCTCTGTACAGGAGGGAGAAGTGTTCGGATTTCTGGGACCAAACGGTTCGGGTAAAACTACGACAATTCGGATGATGGTCGGCCTTATCCGGCCAACAGCAGGTCGAATTCGTGTGTGCGGTTATGATATCCAGAAAGACCATACGGAAGCGCTAGCGAAGGTTGGTTCGATTGTGGAGAACCCTGAATTGTATCCGTTCTTGACCGGAATAGAAAATCTGGAGCATTTTGCCCGCATGATTCCAGGGGTAACCCGCAAGAAAATTGACGAAGTTGTACGGCGTGTTGATTTAAGCGCGCGTATCGATGATCGTGTAAAAGATTATTCTTTGGGAATGCGCCAGCGTCTTGGAATCGCCCAGGCTTTGCTCGGCGACCCGAAGTTACTTATTTTAGATGAACCGACGAATGGTCTTGATCCGCAGGGCATTAGAGAATTGCGTGCTTTTATTCGTCAATTAGCCAATGAAGGCTTAAGTGTATTCATCTCAAGCCACATGCTTAGTGAAATTCAACTTATGTGTGATCGGGTAGCGATTATTAACGAAGGTAGCATCGTTCGTGTAGGGGCTGTGGATGAACTGTTAACACAAGACTTTCGTAAAATCATTTGGTATGCCAATCCTTGTTCTGAAGCAAAAAATCTGCTTGTGAACTCACCGTTCACCAAAGTACAAGAGCAGGAAACGTTAGACGATGGAATCGTAACAGAAGTAGCCCCTGAGCATATTCCACAGCTGACGGCCGCTTTAGTCCGTCAAGGCATCGAGATATATGGAATCGAATGGAGAAGACCGAGTCTCGAGGACCTATTTCTCGATATGACTGAGGGGGGGCATCATATTTAG
- a CDS encoding NAD(P)/FAD-dependent oxidoreductase gives MKYDIIIVGAGPAGIFTAYELTRKNPALDVLLIDKGHDIFKRRCPILEKKIKKCPPPAGRKEFSGCLPACSITNGFGGAGAYSDGKFNITTEFGGWMTDYLPPSQVLDLIRYVDEINLEHGATLNITDPTTNEVREIERKAAGVGLKLLRANVRHLGTEQNLEILQSIYRELETKITMKFKSEVSDILTEKTEDGMHIRGIECKSGETYMADQVVIVPGRDGSEWFGNILKRQGLRLLNNQVDIGVRVETTNVVMEEINHHLYEGKFLYRSSTDQVIRSFCSNPSGHVVVENHSGVMAANGHAYKDEKLGSPNTNFALLVSHVFTEPFDKPNEYAKEICRHANDLSNGSVIVQRYGDIKRGRRTTEKRLKEGFLEPTLKEAVPGDLGLVLPYNTMKSLIEMVEALDHVTPGLASDHTLFYGVEAKFYSARPYLNENFETEIRGLYAGGDGAGITRGLAQAGACGVHIARDILTRIQK, from the coding sequence ATGAAGTACGACATTATTATTGTAGGAGCCGGTCCTGCCGGTATTTTTACGGCGTATGAGCTGACAAGAAAAAATCCTGCTTTAGATGTTTTGTTAATAGATAAAGGTCACGATATTTTTAAACGTCGCTGTCCGATTTTAGAGAAAAAAATTAAAAAATGCCCGCCACCTGCAGGTCGAAAAGAATTTAGCGGCTGTTTGCCTGCTTGTTCGATTACGAACGGATTCGGTGGTGCTGGAGCTTATTCTGACGGTAAATTCAACATTACAACCGAATTTGGTGGCTGGATGACGGATTATCTTCCCCCGTCTCAGGTGCTTGATCTGATTCGTTATGTGGATGAGATTAATCTAGAGCATGGAGCTACATTGAATATTACTGATCCGACGACGAACGAAGTGCGGGAAATCGAACGGAAAGCGGCGGGCGTAGGGCTGAAGTTGCTGCGTGCAAATGTGCGTCATCTTGGCACAGAGCAGAACCTGGAGATTTTACAAAGCATTTACCGTGAGCTCGAAACCAAAATTACTATGAAGTTCAAAAGTGAAGTGTCCGATATTCTTACCGAGAAAACGGAAGACGGTATGCACATTCGGGGAATCGAATGCAAATCTGGTGAAACATACATGGCGGATCAAGTAGTTATTGTTCCAGGACGTGATGGTTCAGAATGGTTTGGTAATATCTTGAAGCGTCAAGGACTACGTCTGCTGAATAATCAGGTGGATATCGGTGTGCGTGTAGAAACAACCAATGTTGTCATGGAAGAAATTAATCATCATTTATATGAAGGGAAATTTCTCTATCGCTCATCCACCGATCAGGTAATTCGCAGCTTCTGTTCTAATCCGAGCGGACATGTGGTCGTTGAAAACCACAGCGGGGTTATGGCTGCAAATGGACACGCATATAAAGACGAAAAACTGGGATCGCCGAATACGAACTTCGCACTTCTTGTATCTCATGTGTTTACAGAACCGTTTGATAAACCGAACGAATATGCCAAAGAAATCTGCCGTCATGCCAACGATTTATCTAACGGTTCTGTTATCGTACAGCGTTATGGTGATATTAAACGCGGACGCAGAACGACGGAGAAGCGTCTGAAAGAAGGCTTCCTGGAACCGACATTGAAAGAAGCTGTGCCGGGAGATTTGGGTCTTGTTCTGCCTTATAACACGATGAAAAGCCTCATCGAGATGGTGGAAGCGCTTGATCACGTAACACCAGGACTTGCCAGCGATCATACATTATTTTATGGCGTAGAAGCGAAGTTTTATTCGGCACGCCCGTATCTCAATGAGAATTTTGAAACGGAAATCCGCGGTTTGTATGCAGGAGGCGACGGCGCGGGCATCACACGCGGATTGGCGCAAGCGGGAGCCTGTGGTGTGCATATTGCACGAGACATTTTAACGAGAATCCAAAAATAA
- a CDS encoding GDSL-type esterase/lipase family protein has product MSSQTSWRLFAAFSLVSTLVLAVGLYLGITEILSPSANGEWKTDKSAEEETGKSKVNTVQIVALGDSLTRGTGDGAGLGYVGNLRVRLSEATGQQAYVLNHGVNGYKTTDLLRDLQQKEDIRRTIRQADIITLSIGGNDLFNAGGAEEVNPEISQKRLPGAIERYKEIVKIIDSLNPHAKILYMGLYNAFADLSNAQESYEVVERWNSETSAVLYQYSHAVFVPTDDLFRTDGKKYLSSDHFHPNQAGYRRIGERMAEVIR; this is encoded by the coding sequence ATGTCATCACAAACTAGTTGGCGGCTATTTGCGGCTTTTTCTCTTGTCTCTACCTTGGTTCTCGCAGTCGGGCTTTATCTGGGGATTACTGAGATTCTTTCCCCTTCCGCGAACGGAGAATGGAAAACTGACAAAAGTGCAGAAGAAGAGACGGGAAAATCTAAAGTAAATACCGTGCAAATCGTTGCGCTGGGTGACTCGTTAACCCGGGGTACCGGAGATGGAGCGGGACTTGGCTACGTTGGGAACTTACGGGTACGTTTGTCGGAGGCGACTGGTCAGCAAGCGTACGTGTTAAATCATGGAGTGAACGGATACAAAACTACTGATTTGCTGCGTGATTTACAACAAAAAGAAGATATTCGGAGAACGATTCGCCAGGCTGATATTATTACACTTTCTATTGGTGGGAATGATTTGTTTAATGCCGGGGGAGCGGAAGAGGTTAACCCAGAAATAAGCCAGAAGCGCTTGCCAGGAGCGATAGAGCGTTATAAGGAAATCGTAAAAATTATCGATTCGTTGAATCCGCACGCCAAAATTCTGTATATGGGATTATATAATGCGTTTGCCGACTTATCGAATGCGCAGGAAAGCTATGAGGTTGTAGAGCGTTGGAATAGTGAAACGTCTGCTGTTTTATACCAGTATTCTCATGCGGTTTTTGTACCGACTGATGATTTATTCCGTACAGATGGCAAAAAGTATTTGTCCAGTGATCACTTTCACCCGAATCAGGCTGGGTACAGGCGGATCGGAGAGAGGATGGCCGAAGTAATCCGATAG